One part of the Arachidicoccus terrestris genome encodes these proteins:
- a CDS encoding Mrp/NBP35 family ATP-binding protein, whose translation MTEAEIVKALTGVIDPDQKKDIISLHMVSDIKVHDKNISLTVGVPMTSAPHKGSINEQCETEIKKLDPEVNVNVTFTAKTSKISAVHEKVLPGVKNIIAVVSGKGGVGKSTVSANLALALAQDGFSVGYMDADIYGPSGPIMFGVRGDRPMMMEVEGKAKIAPLEKYGIKIISIGLLVDERQAVVWRGPMVSSAVRQFVTDVYWGDLDYLIIDMPPGTGDIHLTLMQLVPVTGVVIVTTPQDVALADAKKGIAMFGQAQINVPILGIVENMAYFTPAELPDNKYYIFGKEGGKHLASEYDIPFLGQIPLVQSIREGGDQGVPAMMGADEITKKAFRGFADETVKQVAIYRAEHIVKR comes from the coding sequence ATGACGGAAGCGGAAATAGTAAAAGCACTCACAGGTGTGATAGATCCAGATCAAAAAAAGGATATTATCTCCTTACATATGGTATCTGATATCAAGGTACATGATAAAAACATATCGCTGACAGTAGGCGTGCCTATGACATCAGCCCCTCATAAAGGCAGTATTAATGAGCAATGTGAAACAGAAATTAAAAAACTAGATCCGGAAGTAAATGTCAATGTGACTTTTACAGCTAAAACCAGTAAGATTAGCGCCGTACATGAAAAAGTCCTCCCCGGTGTTAAAAACATCATTGCAGTAGTCAGTGGGAAAGGCGGTGTGGGCAAAAGCACTGTTTCAGCTAACCTGGCTCTGGCATTAGCCCAGGACGGGTTTAGCGTCGGATATATGGATGCTGATATATACGGCCCCAGTGGGCCTATCATGTTCGGCGTGCGTGGAGACCGGCCTATGATGATGGAGGTCGAAGGCAAAGCTAAGATTGCCCCCTTAGAAAAATATGGCATTAAAATTATAAGTATAGGCTTGTTAGTAGATGAGAGACAGGCAGTTGTGTGGAGAGGGCCTATGGTAAGCAGTGCTGTTCGTCAATTTGTTACAGATGTTTACTGGGGGGATCTGGATTACCTCATCATTGATATGCCTCCCGGAACGGGTGATATCCACCTGACACTTATGCAGTTAGTACCAGTGACCGGGGTTGTGATTGTCACTACCCCACAGGACGTAGCGTTGGCGGATGCCAAGAAAGGCATCGCGATGTTTGGACAGGCACAAATAAATGTTCCTATTTTGGGTATCGTGGAAAATATGGCTTACTTCACACCCGCCGAGTTACCGGACAACAAATACTACATTTTCGGTAAGGAAGGAGGTAAACATCTGGCCAGTGAGTATGATATTCCATTCCTGGGACAGATTCCCTTGGTGCAGAGCATTAGAGAAGGGGGGGATCAGGGCGTGCCCGCCATGATGGGCGCAGATGAGATCACAAAAAAAGCTTTTCGGGGCTTTGCGGATGAGACAGTGAAACAAGTGGCCATCTATCGTGCGGAGCATATTGTTAAAAGATAA
- a CDS encoding carboxypeptidase-like regulatory domain-containing protein, whose translation MRRHTYRHIYIILILLFVLVLSQNSKAQQQKVIQLSGIIQTSDSSALPGASVYIRGTHRGTISNDAGIYSIAVSPGDSIEFSYIGFKSTTVLIPKETAGTQLFSSPVLVEDTAFLPTAIVSPLPTPAQFKYMFLYAPIVKTNADIARENLNLRNLLKEMRNMPLDGDAIYNLHSREQFRRGATKGMVPTSGIFNPFAWRDFVRSLKEGGSND comes from the coding sequence ATGAGGCGACACACATATCGACATATTTATATTATACTGATCTTACTGTTTGTACTGGTGCTGAGCCAAAATTCCAAAGCACAACAGCAGAAGGTGATTCAGCTTTCCGGTATTATCCAGACCAGTGATAGCAGTGCACTTCCCGGCGCCAGTGTTTACATCAGGGGAACCCATAGGGGTACGATTTCTAATGATGCCGGTATTTATTCTATTGCCGTTTCTCCCGGAGACTCTATTGAATTTTCTTATATCGGCTTTAAATCTACAACTGTTCTGATCCCAAAGGAGACGGCGGGCACCCAGCTATTCAGTTCTCCGGTTCTGGTCGAAGACACCGCCTTTTTGCCAACGGCCATTGTCAGTCCGTTGCCTACACCTGCGCAGTTCAAATATATGTTCCTATATGCGCCGATTGTCAAAACCAACGCCGATATTGCACGAGAGAATTTAAATCTCAGAAACCTCCTGAAGGAAATGCGTAATATGCCTCTGGACGGCGATGCCATCTACAACTTACACAGCCGGGAGCAATTCAGAAGAGGTGCAACAAAAGGTATGGTTCCGACTTCCGGTATCTTTAATCCATTTGCATGGCGTGACTTCGTCCGGTCCCTGAAAGAAGGCGGGTCAAATGATTAG
- a CDS encoding acyltransferase family protein has translation MTQNASAIPTKPHYAILDGLRGVAAVIVVLFHTFEAHAESSLTQIINHGYLAVDFFFVLSGFVIGYAYDDRWHKLTIGGFFKRRLQRLQPMVIMGMIIGAICFYFGDSSLWPQIHTVPVWAVVLTMLIGFTLIPVTPGMDIRGWDEMHPLDGPGWSLFFEYIANILYAIGLRKLSKKALSVLVILTAGILVHYLLTSARGDVVGGWVVNPEHLRIGFTRLLYPFLAGLLLSRVAQPGRIKHAFLLCSILICVALAMPRIGGDAHRWMNGLYESFVIICLFPLIVYLGASGFTTSQTENKICKFLGDISYPLYITHYAFIYIYTGWASDHHLTSMPLAIGYGALTVTGSILVAYLCLKYYDEPVRAWLKRKW, from the coding sequence ATGACGCAAAACGCCAGTGCCATTCCCACCAAACCACATTATGCCATCCTGGATGGACTCCGTGGTGTCGCCGCTGTAATTGTTGTTCTGTTTCACACATTTGAAGCCCATGCGGAGAGTTCGCTCACTCAAATTATTAATCACGGATATCTGGCAGTAGACTTTTTTTTCGTCCTGTCGGGGTTTGTGATCGGCTATGCCTACGATGACAGGTGGCATAAGCTTACAATAGGCGGATTTTTTAAAAGACGCCTGCAGCGGTTGCAACCTATGGTCATCATGGGAATGATCATAGGGGCCATTTGCTTCTATTTTGGAGACTCCTCCCTGTGGCCGCAGATCCATACTGTTCCAGTCTGGGCAGTCGTCCTGACGATGTTGATCGGCTTTACACTGATCCCTGTTACACCCGGTATGGATATTAGAGGCTGGGATGAAATGCATCCGCTGGATGGTCCCGGCTGGTCTTTGTTTTTTGAATATATTGCCAATATACTCTATGCCATCGGCCTCCGAAAGCTTTCCAAAAAGGCGCTGTCTGTTCTGGTCATACTAACAGCAGGCATTCTCGTTCATTATTTGCTTACTTCAGCAAGGGGAGATGTTGTCGGCGGCTGGGTCGTCAACCCGGAGCACTTACGCATCGGGTTCACCCGTTTGCTTTACCCCTTTTTAGCCGGGTTATTACTTTCCAGAGTGGCTCAACCTGGCCGGATTAAACATGCCTTTCTACTATGCAGTATTCTTATTTGTGTTGCCCTAGCGATGCCCAGGATCGGTGGAGATGCCCACAGATGGATGAATGGGCTTTATGAGTCCTTCGTCATTATATGTCTATTTCCTTTAATCGTATATTTAGGGGCCAGCGGATTTACTACCTCCCAGACAGAGAATAAAATTTGTAAATTCCTGGGCGACATTTCCTATCCTCTATATATCACGCATTATGCCTTTATCTACATTTATACGGGATGGGCAAGTGATCACCACCTGACTAGTATGCCATTAGCGATCGGATATGGGGCATTAACAGTTACCGGATCTATCTTGGTAGCTTATCTCTGTCTTAAATATTATGATGAGCCGGTCAGGGCATGGCTGAAGCGCAAATGGTAG
- a CDS encoding CAP domain-containing protein — protein sequence MRLFRSLLIVSILTLGVFITVSAQSRGQFQREILKYTNQYRHRQGLPALESDQVATRLAQKHSSDMASRRAGFGHGGFQQRTNKLRAAYGRYIATGENVAYGKLSAKEVVNIWIHSRPHRKNLLGNFNKIGIGIAYDRQGIAYFTQLFVRTN from the coding sequence ATGCGCCTATTTCGTTCATTACTTATTGTATCTATCCTGACGCTTGGCGTCTTCATAACTGTGTCCGCTCAGAGTCGTGGTCAGTTCCAGAGGGAAATTTTAAAATATACCAATCAATACAGGCATCGGCAGGGACTGCCCGCGCTTGAATCGGATCAGGTAGCCACACGCTTGGCTCAAAAACATAGCAGTGACATGGCTAGTCGGAGAGCTGGATTTGGACATGGTGGGTTCCAACAACGGACTAATAAACTACGCGCTGCCTATGGTCGTTATATCGCTACAGGAGAAAATGTGGCTTATGGCAAACTTTCTGCCAAGGAGGTTGTTAATATCTGGATCCATAGCCGGCCACACCGTAAGAATTTGCTGGGTAATTTTAATAAGATTGGCATTGGGATTGCGTATGACCGGCAGGGGATCGCTTATTTTACCCAATTATTTGTCAGAACCAATTAA
- a CDS encoding tyrosine-protein phosphatase: protein MFNLFKKSGVSATKNRDWGFVKTDIHSHILPGIDDGAQTLEESLALIDSMYRHGYRKMIATPHSSEDIYPNDTKTIIERRDLLRRAVGEKGIDMQIEAAAEYMIDERFVKMVESGEPMLTIHDNRVLVEMSYLLESPYLHNGLFALQTHGYQPILAHPERYNFYHNTPDKYDELKEKGCLFQLNLIAFSGYYGKHVKKVATYLFEKGMYDYVGSDIHHTRHTNALHSVLQSRVMTELTDYPFVNGTLNI from the coding sequence ATGTTCAACCTATTCAAAAAATCTGGCGTTTCTGCGACTAAAAATCGAGACTGGGGATTTGTCAAAACGGACATACACAGCCACATTCTCCCCGGTATTGATGATGGTGCCCAGACCCTGGAAGAGAGTCTGGCCCTGATTGACAGCATGTATAGACATGGTTATCGCAAGATGATCGCTACTCCCCACTCCAGTGAGGATATTTATCCCAATGATACCAAGACGATTATAGAAAGAAGGGATCTATTGCGCAGGGCCGTCGGGGAAAAAGGGATTGATATGCAAATAGAAGCGGCTGCGGAATACATGATAGACGAGCGCTTTGTAAAAATGGTGGAAAGTGGTGAACCTATGCTTACGATCCATGATAACCGTGTCTTAGTAGAGATGTCTTATCTGCTGGAGTCTCCTTATCTGCATAATGGCCTTTTTGCCTTACAAACGCACGGATATCAACCCATACTGGCCCACCCTGAGCGATACAACTTTTACCACAATACACCGGATAAATATGACGAGCTTAAAGAAAAGGGGTGTTTATTTCAATTGAACCTCATCGCCTTTTCCGGTTACTATGGCAAGCATGTCAAAAAGGTAGCTACTTATCTTTTTGAGAAAGGCATGTATGATTATGTAGGCTCCGATATTCACCATACCCGGCATACGAATGCCCTGCATTCGGTGCTGCAATCCAGAGTGATGACTGAGCTAACTGACTATCCGTTCGTGAACGGCACGCTGAACATTTAA
- the queA gene encoding tRNA preQ1(34) S-adenosylmethionine ribosyltransferase-isomerase QueA: MKLSQFRFDLPLNLISQNPPKRREDSRLMVVERNTGRIEHKQFKDVLDYFDDKDVFVVNNTKVFPARMYGRKEKTGAKIEVFLLRELNKQNRLWDVIVDPARKIRVGNKLYFGENDELVAEVIDNTTSRGRTIRFLWDSDEASFRKMLEFMGETPLPKYIKRKPTEEDKERYQTVYAKYEGAVAAPTAGMHFSKELIKRLEIQGIKFAELTLHTSLGTFRPIEVEDLSKHKMDAEYFRIDEETCKIVNAAKQSGHRICSVGTTTMRALESSFTAQGLLKPNEGWTNVFVHPPHNFSIADSLITNFHLPKTSLLIMVCAFTGYDLAMEAYQTAIKEKYNFFTYGDAMLVI; the protein is encoded by the coding sequence ATGAAATTATCTCAGTTTCGCTTCGATTTACCCCTAAACTTAATTTCTCAGAATCCACCGAAACGCCGCGAAGACTCTCGTCTGATGGTCGTTGAAAGAAACACAGGCCGTATTGAACATAAACAGTTTAAAGATGTCCTGGATTATTTTGATGATAAGGATGTTTTTGTAGTGAATAATACGAAGGTTTTTCCGGCCAGGATGTATGGCAGAAAGGAGAAGACGGGTGCCAAGATTGAAGTCTTTTTACTACGTGAATTGAATAAGCAAAACCGTCTTTGGGACGTGATTGTAGATCCGGCCCGTAAGATCCGTGTAGGAAACAAATTATATTTTGGAGAAAATGATGAATTGGTCGCTGAAGTGATAGACAATACGACCAGCCGTGGAAGAACAATCCGTTTCCTATGGGATAGCGATGAAGCCAGCTTTAGAAAAATGCTGGAATTTATGGGCGAAACACCGTTACCTAAATACATCAAGCGTAAACCCACTGAAGAGGATAAGGAACGCTATCAGACCGTTTATGCTAAATATGAAGGAGCCGTCGCTGCGCCAACAGCCGGTATGCACTTTAGTAAAGAGCTGATTAAGCGCCTGGAGATCCAGGGCATTAAATTCGCAGAATTAACCCTGCATACCAGTCTGGGGACTTTCCGCCCGATTGAAGTAGAAGACCTGAGCAAACATAAAATGGATGCAGAATATTTTCGGATTGACGAAGAGACCTGCAAAATCGTTAATGCGGCCAAACAGAGTGGCCACCGTATCTGCTCGGTAGGTACGACCACTATGCGTGCCCTGGAAAGCAGCTTCACCGCACAAGGATTATTAAAGCCGAATGAAGGATGGACCAATGTATTTGTTCATCCCCCACATAATTTCAGCATCGCTGACAGCCTGATCACCAATTTTCATTTACCTAAGACCAGTTTGCTGATCATGGTATGCGCCTTTACCGGTTATGACCTGGCCATGGAAGCCTATCAGACGGCGATCAAGGAAAAATATAATTTCTTCACCTATGGTGATGCCATGTTGGTTATCTAA
- a CDS encoding family 20 glycosylhydrolase → MQILAPKRKRLHQPGLSKKAKALYTGLTLFCLSIAVVPVKAQTATPVDGIKPRQLDNRYPLIPYPQSLTPASGNFLFNKDTRLIADSKTLSVEIRDLRDLLQLPLKETGKAPANNYIALALDPTFDHAEGYQLDITPNSVHITAKDKAGIFRAIQTIRQLLPVTIESNRRPQALPIPAANILDFPTYAYRGMHLDVSRHFFSMDYLKKFVDRLALYKFNKFHLHLTDDEGWRVEIKKYPKLTSEGAWRTLDAHDSACIKRARETGDPDMYLDSSHLKLIHGKMMYGGFYTQKELKNLVAYAAARHIDIIPEIDMPGHSRTAIRLYPFLACSAGHETGKGFSVPMCPCNEATYTFAENVYKEIFDIFPYEYVHLGADEVNKESWQNSAECALTLKKEGLKGVNQLQSYFVRRMEKFFNRHGKKLIGWDEILEGGVTPTANVMYWRSWVPNAPIIAARQGNKVIMTPGNPLYFDATPDKNSLMNVYHFNPIPKGLNQQQAANILGAQANSWTEYIPTTNRLEYMEYPRMLALSEVLWTAKTDDSSFMHRLNNQFKRMDKMNIHYRLPDIEGILQNNAFLDSAILDVQPPKEDLTIHYTVNGQTPALSDPVLDHPLVIKENMTIKLAAFTQKGHKGDTYSCRYQKTTLSQAVMVKRNYTGLNVSYYAGQFKSVKDFNKATPTNKWNQPDLAVDDAKATAGAFGLRYTGLITIPESGIYTFYLTADDGAVLTIDHKTVIDNDGLHSAIEKNGQIALEKGHHFFQLDFIEGGGGYKLNLDYSGRGATTPTAVTPEMLK, encoded by the coding sequence ATGCAAATTTTAGCCCCTAAACGCAAACGTTTACATCAGCCAGGCTTAAGTAAAAAAGCAAAAGCTTTGTACACCGGACTTACACTATTTTGCCTGAGCATCGCTGTTGTTCCCGTAAAAGCACAGACAGCGACCCCTGTGGACGGCATTAAGCCCCGTCAGTTGGATAATCGTTATCCCCTGATACCTTATCCACAGAGTTTAACCCCGGCAAGTGGCAATTTTTTATTTAATAAAGATACCCGTTTGATTGCAGATAGTAAAACCTTGTCTGTGGAGATCAGGGACCTGAGAGACCTTCTACAATTACCCTTAAAAGAAACCGGCAAGGCACCTGCCAATAACTATATTGCGCTTGCGCTGGACCCCACTTTTGACCATGCGGAAGGCTATCAGCTGGATATTACTCCGAACTCCGTTCATATAACCGCAAAAGACAAAGCAGGTATATTCCGGGCCATACAAACGATCCGCCAATTGCTGCCTGTCACCATCGAGTCGAATAGACGCCCTCAAGCACTTCCGATACCTGCAGCTAATATCCTTGATTTTCCAACTTATGCTTATAGAGGGATGCACCTGGATGTTTCCCGGCACTTTTTCTCAATGGACTATCTAAAAAAATTCGTAGACCGACTGGCCCTGTATAAATTCAATAAATTCCATTTACATCTCACCGACGACGAAGGCTGGCGCGTTGAGATCAAAAAATATCCGAAACTCACCAGTGAGGGCGCCTGGCGCACGCTGGACGCCCATGATTCCGCCTGTATTAAAAGAGCAAGGGAAACCGGTGACCCGGATATGTATCTGGATAGCAGCCACCTCAAACTGATCCATGGCAAAATGATGTATGGCGGCTTTTATACCCAGAAAGAATTAAAAAACCTGGTCGCATATGCTGCCGCCCGTCATATTGATATTATCCCGGAAATCGATATGCCAGGCCACTCCAGAACAGCTATCAGGCTTTATCCGTTTCTGGCCTGCTCAGCCGGCCATGAAACCGGCAAGGGGTTCTCTGTCCCGATGTGTCCATGCAATGAAGCCACCTATACTTTTGCTGAAAATGTCTACAAGGAGATTTTTGATATATTCCCATACGAGTATGTGCACCTTGGAGCCGATGAGGTCAATAAGGAAAGTTGGCAGAATTCTGCAGAATGTGCCTTGACGCTAAAAAAAGAAGGGCTGAAAGGAGTCAATCAATTACAGAGTTATTTTGTCAGACGCATGGAAAAATTCTTTAACCGGCATGGCAAAAAACTCATCGGCTGGGATGAGATTCTGGAAGGAGGTGTTACACCCACCGCGAATGTCATGTACTGGCGTTCCTGGGTCCCCAATGCACCCATTATCGCGGCCAGACAAGGCAATAAAGTCATTATGACTCCAGGCAATCCCTTATATTTTGACGCGACTCCTGATAAGAACTCTCTGATGAATGTATACCATTTTAATCCGATACCCAAAGGACTCAATCAGCAGCAGGCCGCCAATATCTTAGGTGCCCAAGCCAACTCCTGGACAGAATATATACCCACCACTAACCGGCTGGAATACATGGAATATCCAAGAATGCTGGCGCTCTCAGAAGTATTATGGACGGCTAAGACCGATGACAGCTCTTTTATGCACCGATTAAACAATCAGTTTAAGCGTATGGACAAGATGAATATCCATTACCGGCTCCCTGACATTGAGGGCATTTTACAGAACAATGCTTTTTTAGACAGTGCTATTCTGGATGTACAACCTCCCAAGGAAGATCTGACTATTCACTATACGGTCAATGGGCAGACGCCTGCGTTAAGCGATCCTGTTTTAGATCATCCTCTTGTCATCAAAGAAAATATGACAATTAAATTGGCCGCTTTTACGCAGAAAGGACATAAAGGAGATACCTATAGCTGTCGTTATCAAAAAACAACTTTAAGCCAGGCAGTCATGGTCAAAAGAAATTACACCGGACTGAATGTGAGCTACTATGCTGGCCAATTTAAATCTGTAAAAGATTTCAACAAAGCAACCCCAACCAATAAATGGAACCAACCCGATTTAGCGGTAGACGACGCAAAAGCAACGGCCGGAGCGTTTGGACTGCGCTATACAGGCCTTATTACCATTCCCGAAAGCGGCATTTACACTTTCTACCTGACAGCCGACGACGGTGCCGTTCTGACCATTGACCACAAGACCGTTATAGACAATGACGGATTGCATTCAGCAATTGAAAAAAACGGACAGATCGCTCTGGAAAAAGGGCATCACTTTTTCCAACTGGATTTTATTGAAGGGGGAGGAGGCTACAAGCTAAACCTGGATTACAGCGGTCGGGGAGCGACCACACCTACAGCGGTTACGCCAGAAATGCTGAAATAA